A genomic segment from Corythoichthys intestinalis isolate RoL2023-P3 chromosome 2, ASM3026506v1, whole genome shotgun sequence encodes:
- the LOC130912116 gene encoding uncharacterized protein LOC130912116, whose translation MPGKCKFQESWLYKEVYKDWLVKDTQDIHFARCRACCKSIKLQTMGEAALTSHAGGAGHKAAVRKLMEGSLGRVSVAGQMNGSLNQTEDSKDHVAACLQRHDLDRLQANDWSDLQHSPVSNSSPHNAELQDASFPAIYYLTTAGTSGNISQRVVPSAGGRPHDAVDHQQKAEVLEQQQHMRLLEWENRMKVLAWEQELMREKTRAARQKVKAFRMKKNYYKAKLKRMGEHVPPSPGSSDDERSPDPTG comes from the exons ATGCCTGGGAAGTGCAAATTCCAAGAGTCTTGGCTCTACAAGGAGGTCTATAAAGATTGGCTAGTTAAGGACACGCAGGACATTCATTTCGCCCGATGTAGGGCTTGTTGTAAATCTATTAAACTTCAGACCATGGGCGAGGCTGCTCTCACCAGCCATGCAGGGGGAGCTGGCCACAAAGCGGCGGTGCGCAAGCTTATGGAAG GCAGCTTAGGGAGAGTCAGTGTTGCTGGGCAGATGAATGGCAGCTTGAATCAG ACTGAAGACAGCAAGGACCATGTGGCTGCCTGCCTGCAACGTCATGACCTGGACAGGTTACAGGCAAATGACTGGTCAGATCTGCAACATAGCCCTGTgtcaaactccagtccccacaaTGCTGAGCTGCAAGATGCATCATTTCCTGCCATCTACTATCTCACAACAGCAG GCACCTCCGGAAATATCAGCCAGCGTGTCGTTCCATCGGCAGGAGGTCGGCCACACGACGCAGTGGATCACCAGCAGAAGGCAGAGGTCCTGGAGCAGCAGCAGCACATGAGGTTGCTGGAGTGGGAGAACAGGATGAAGGTGCTGGCGTGGGAGCAGGAGTTGATGAGGGAGAAGACGCGAGCTGCTCGTCAGAAAGTGAAAGCTTTCAGGATGAAGAAGAACTACTACAAAGCTAAACTAAAAAGGATGGGAGAACACGTGCCGCCATCTCCCGGCAGCAGTGATGACGAGAGAAGCCCTGATCCCACGGGATGA